A part of Plasmodium sp. gorilla clade G2 genome assembly, chromosome: 8 genomic DNA contains:
- a CDS encoding gas41 homologue, putative codes for MESRMQNVKLIKPLVVGTYAFLLSPQEKKKYGNMTHKWTCLVRCPESTDISLIVSKVVFELDPSFMYPKRVYTQPPYEVNEIGWGEFYLQVKIHFVDLTLSPISIVHLVKLNTDCDPNNVPPCVVNETYEEIIFKNPTVNFYNKFLQCNNTKIAPHKFQEHFIKYDFKEDSYTKKYLQFQSEVQQEICDLMSEATLLSKDINDVQQKYFTMKSEMGVSSDEN; via the exons a TGGAGAGTCGAATGCAAAACGTTAAGTTAATAAAACCTTTGGTGGTTGGAACTTACGCATTTTTATTGTCTCCTCAG gaaaaaaaaaaatatggtaATATGACACATAAGTGGACATGCTTAGTAAGATGTCCAGAATCTACTGATATTTCTCTTATTGTTAGTAAAGTAGTTTTTGAATTAGATCCTTCTTTTATGTACCCAAAAAGAG tgTATACACAACCACCATATGAAGTGAATGAAATAGGATGGGGTGAATTTTATTTACAAGTTAAAATACATTTTGTAGATTTAACATTATCTCCAATAAGTATAGTTCACCTTGTCAAG ctcAATACTGATTGTGACCCCAATAACGTTCCACCTTGTGTAGTTAATGAG acatatgaagaaattatttttaaaaatccTACTGTTAATTTTTACAATAAATTTTTACAATGTAACAATACAAAAATTGCTCCGCACAAATTTCAAGAGCACT ttataaaatatgattttAAAGAAGATAGTTATACAAAAAAGTATCTGCAATTTCAATCAGAAGTGCAGCAAGAAATTTGTGATTTGATGTCAGAGGCAACATTATTATCAAAggat ATTAATGA